A region of the Methanobrevibacter ruminantium M1 genome:
GACCTTTGTGGAAGTCAATACCGAAAAAGGTAATGAAATAATCGAAGGCGCTAAGGCTGAAGGCTTCATTGAAACCAAAGACCCATCCGAAAAGGCTCTTGAAATGAGAGGCAAAGTTGAAAACATCATGATCAAGATGGGTAAGAGGAACACTAAAAAACAGTTAGAAGACGAAGCTTTAACTTTAGAGGAATGGGAAAACCAATGGAACAAATGTATCAAATGTTTCGCATGCAGAGACGTTTGTCCAATATGCTGGTGTCATGAATGTGAACTTGAAAAGTCATACTTTAAGGATGACGGACAAGCTCCACCTGATCCATTAAGCTTCCATGGTGTAAGATTATCCCATATGAGTCCAAGCTGTGTAAATTGTGGTCAATGTGACGATGTATGTCCAATGGAAATTCCAGTATCTAAACTATTCCACAAATTGCAAGTGAAATATGAAGGTCAGACTGGATATGTTGCTGGTGTCGGCGATGAAAAACCTCCATTATACAGTCCACAAAAAGAAAACTTTTAATAGGAGTTGATTATTATGGCAGACGATATTAAAATAGTAGGTTTTTGTTGTAATTGGTGTTGTTACGGTGGTGCAGATACTGCAGGTACCGCACGTATGCAATATCCTCCTAATATAAGAATTATAAGAGTTATGTGTTCTGGTAGAATCAATCCTTCTATGGTCTTTAAAGCATTTAGAGAAGGAGCTGATGGTGTATTCGTAGGCGGATGCCACATCGGAGACTGTCACTACGACGCTGGAAACTACAAATGGAATAGAAGAGCATTGATGAC
Encoded here:
- a CDS encoding hydrogenase iron-sulfur subunit translates to MADDIKIVGFCCNWCCYGGADTAGTARMQYPPNIRIIRVMCSGRINPSMVFKAFREGADGVFVGGCHIGDCHYDAGNYKWNRRALMTKDIIEEFGIDKERFRFEWISASEGEKFQRTMKEFYNTISQLGPRNK